One window of Etheostoma spectabile isolate EspeVRDwgs_2016 unplaced genomic scaffold, UIUC_Espe_1.0 scaffold00009554, whole genome shotgun sequence genomic DNA carries:
- the LOC116679142 gene encoding mamu class II histocompatibility antigen, DR alpha chain yields MKMMMVLVLSGLFCVSAAVLHEDLSITGCSDSDGEEMYSVDGEEVWYADFIHQRGVEPQPSFIDHISYPGAYEGAVAHQQVCRSSLKADLHNYKNPPLQLDPPSSPMVYTKEDLVLGEKNDLICYVTGFYPAPVVFSWTRNGDNVTTATSTNVPYPNKDGSFNQFSRLEFTPQPGDLYSCTVHHVALDRPLTRIWDVEKTGPGVGPAVFCGLGLTVGLLGVAAGTFFLIKGNECS; encoded by the exons gatgatggtCCTCGTCCTCTCCGGTCTCTTCTGCGTCTCAGCTGCCG TTCTACATGAGGACCTTTCTATCACCGGCTGTTCAGACTCTGATGGAGAGGAGATGTATTCTGTGGATGGAGAAGAGGTCTGGTACGCAGACTTCATCCACCAGAGAGGAGTGGAGCCTCAGCCCAGCTTCATAGATCATATCTCCTACCCAGGAGCTTATGAAGGAGCTGTGGCTCATCAACAGGTCTGCAGATCGAGTCTGAAAGCAGATCTCCACAACTATAAGAATCCTCCTCTGCAGCTCG aTCCTCCTTCCAGTCCCATGGTCTACACCAAAGAGGACCTGGTCCTGGGAGAGAAGAACGACCTCATCTGCTACGTGACTGGTTTCTATCCGGCTCCGGTGGTCTTCTCCTGGACCCGGAACGGGGACAACGTCACCACGGCAACCAGCACCAACGTCCCCTACCCCAACAAAGACGGCTCCTTCAACCAGTTCTCCAGACTGGAGTTCACCCCCCAGCCGGGAGACCTCTACAGCTGTACAGTCCACCATGTGGCCCTGGACCGGCCCCTGACCAGGATCTGGG atgtggaGAAGACGGGGCCCGGTGTTGGACCTGCGGTCTTCTGTGGACTGGGTCTGACGGTGGGTCTGCTGGGCGTGGCTGCTGGAACCTTCTTCCTCATCAAAGGAAACGAGTGCAGCTGA